DNA from Thermoplasmatales archaeon:
CATATTCAAGAATACTCGCACTCGGATTGGCTACAACTGGAATGGCAATGACAATAAACATATTCGGACAAATTATTCCAACAATATTATCTCTTATAGGAGCTATTTTGGCTCCTGTTGTTCTTATAATAGCACATTTCGCAAACATTATTTTGCAATCTCTTGGAGCGGGAATACACAGCTTGCGCCTTCAGTATGTTGAATTTTTCAATAGATTTTACGAAGGAGGGGGTAAAAAATTTATACCTTTCCGTATTAAGAGGAAATATACGGAGGAAATAACATGAAAATGAAATGGAAAATGCTGGCGGTTTGCGGGATGTTTTTGTTAGCGACACCTTTTGCAATGGCTGCAAGCGATGATGAAATAAGGAGCGAAATAATAATTGGATGCATGTTAGCTGCATCAATAACAGGGATAGCATCCGCAATAGGCCTCGCATTAACAGGCGTGTCTGCGGTTGGGGTGGTTGCGGAGAAGCCTGAGCTATTTGGAAAAACCCTTATACTTCAACTCCTTCCAATGACTCAATCAATTTATGGTTTGCTCACCGCGATATTGCTTATGATGGGTGGCGGGCTCCTGGGCGGAGGAGGAGCGCTTACTCCATTAATGGGGAGAGGAGCGATATTTATAGGAATGGTAGTAGGCTTCACAGGGCTATCTGCTATTATGCAGGGAATGATTGCATCCTCAGCTATTGCTGGCACCGCAAGAAATCCAGGCATAACCGCTCGCGGTATAATGTATGCTGCAACAGCGGAAACGATGGCGATATTTGGTTTGCTTGTTGCAATTCTGCTCATGACTGGAATAGGTTTTCTATGACGCTCGAAAA
Protein-coding regions in this window:
- a CDS encoding V-type ATP synthase subunit K (produces ATP from ADP in the presence of a proton gradient across the membrane; the K subunit is a nonenzymatic component which binds the dimeric form by interacting with the G and E subunits), whose amino-acid sequence is MAASDDEIRSEIIIGCMLAASITGIASAIGLALTGVSAVGVVAEKPELFGKTLILQLLPMTQSIYGLLTAILLMMGGGLLGGGGALTPLMGRGAIFIGMVVGFTGLSAIMQGMIASSAIAGTARNPGITARGIMYAATAETMAIFGLLVAILLMTGIGFL